Proteins encoded in a region of the Euzebya rosea genome:
- a CDS encoding D-alanyl-D-alanine carboxypeptidase family protein: protein MASRPVTVHTSVRLRAVAVVVALLTLLTAMGPVTSARAQATATDPATDPSTTTTEGSVTVDPSAPAVAPTLPESGLDPLVTASPDELVARPVPGPRPEAPDLTAAGAVLFDPADQVVLAGVDPQVPRRMASTTKIMTLLLALEALADGSVAPELTVSPFAEEVDHAPGGASLDLEAGDVVPVEDLLAALLLRSGNGGAVALAEHIAGNETAFVSMMNARAVEMGLDDTTFVNSSGLTDDEAHHATPLDLALLGIEAMRYPSFAEWAGAASYDTGFFGVEENRNEMLTAYEGTIGIKTGFTTLAGECLVAAAERDGRILYAVVLGSDNRVADTSALFDHGFEDYARPTPLVAGDTPATYRWAAGEVPLQVAEDLARTVGAGATVETVTRLAPDASLPVASGTPLGEVVLVVDGEEVDRTPLLAAAAVQPSTDTAGAAVADTIRAFARLGEQRQAVAA, encoded by the coding sequence GTGGCTAGCCGCCCCGTCACGGTGCACACGTCGGTACGGCTGAGGGCCGTCGCCGTCGTGGTGGCGCTGCTGACCCTCCTGACGGCCATGGGCCCGGTGACGTCGGCCCGCGCGCAGGCCACCGCCACCGACCCAGCCACGGACCCCTCGACCACCACGACGGAGGGGTCGGTCACCGTCGACCCCAGCGCACCCGCGGTCGCACCGACCCTGCCGGAGTCCGGCCTCGACCCCCTCGTCACCGCATCCCCCGACGAGCTGGTCGCCCGCCCCGTCCCCGGACCCCGGCCCGAGGCCCCTGACCTGACCGCGGCCGGCGCCGTGCTGTTCGACCCTGCCGACCAGGTCGTCCTGGCCGGTGTCGACCCGCAGGTGCCCCGGCGCATGGCGTCGACCACCAAGATCATGACGTTGCTCCTGGCCCTGGAGGCGCTCGCGGACGGCTCCGTCGCGCCCGAGCTGACCGTCTCGCCGTTCGCCGAGGAGGTCGATCACGCCCCGGGTGGTGCATCACTGGACCTGGAGGCCGGCGACGTCGTCCCCGTCGAGGACCTGCTGGCCGCGCTGCTGCTGCGGTCGGGCAACGGGGGCGCGGTCGCCCTCGCCGAGCACATCGCCGGCAACGAGACCGCGTTCGTGTCGATGATGAACGCCCGGGCCGTGGAGATGGGGCTGGACGACACCACGTTCGTCAACTCCAGCGGACTGACCGACGACGAGGCCCACCACGCCACGCCGCTGGACCTGGCGCTCCTCGGCATCGAGGCGATGCGGTATCCGTCCTTCGCCGAATGGGCCGGCGCCGCCAGCTACGACACGGGGTTCTTCGGGGTGGAGGAGAACCGCAACGAGATGTTGACCGCCTACGAGGGCACCATCGGCATCAAGACGGGCTTCACCACGCTGGCGGGCGAGTGCCTGGTCGCCGCGGCCGAACGCGACGGGCGCATCCTGTACGCCGTGGTGCTCGGCAGCGACAACCGGGTCGCCGACACCTCCGCCCTGTTCGACCACGGCTTCGAGGACTACGCCCGGCCCACGCCGTTGGTGGCCGGGGACACGCCCGCAACCTACCGCTGGGCCGCCGGCGAGGTGCCGCTGCAGGTCGCGGAGGACCTCGCCCGCACCGTCGGGGCCGGAGCGACGGTCGAGACCGTCACGCGGCTCGCGCCCGACGCGTCGCTTCCCGTCGCATCCGGCACCCCGCTGGGCGAGGTCGTGCTCGTCGTCGACGGCGAGGAGGTCGACCGGACCCCGCTGCTGGCCGCCGCAGCCGTCCAGCCGTCCACCGACACCGCCGGCGCCGCCGTGGCCGACACCATCCGGGCGTTCGCACGACTCGGCGAGCAGCGCCAGGCGGTCGCGGCCTGA
- a CDS encoding sialidase family protein — protein sequence MRALLAAVGVVGAMVPMAIQATADTIVACEAPTVDMVFEEAYIDETRAGGEPILETLQDGTLLWGSHAGTTHFYSPTVADPTSAAFVQNYEGQTYQYWSDDDGATWHFSPRNAIQSAAQGSVAGVNNSGFSDPVFAEDMAGNVFISEINLANIAVSKSDDSGRTWTLQNFLGLTVSDRQWMAADEEDVVYMTANTFGGGSLGDTPPGVTGSLSNRIYKSVDGGVTWSRGHTTGGSSSSDIKVDWNTGAIYQPQKNGSLQIAVWPNARTEDFSTQPTVNHYTIFDGYRSQSSIGPTIELDDAGNIYATWDQGRGNADYPPGIYFAASQDGGVTWTDAVRVDEGPEHSFWPWLEVGAEGAVGIAWLENENVISSENAEDATADSAWHVMAAQTFDAFGNEDDGCDVAGFNVVQASETPVHHGTVCTGGTVCQARAVDRRLGDYFGNEIAAGGGMVIAVSDTEQGGSVALPLAIRQVAGPSFTEPGTMLED from the coding sequence ATGCGCGCACTGCTGGCCGCCGTCGGCGTCGTCGGGGCCATGGTCCCCATGGCGATCCAGGCGACCGCTGACACCATCGTTGCCTGCGAGGCACCGACGGTCGACATGGTCTTCGAGGAGGCCTACATCGACGAGACCCGTGCCGGCGGTGAACCGATCCTGGAGACGCTGCAGGACGGGACCCTGCTGTGGGGTTCCCACGCCGGCACGACCCACTTCTACAGCCCGACGGTCGCTGACCCGACGTCCGCGGCGTTCGTGCAGAACTACGAGGGACAGACCTACCAGTACTGGTCCGACGACGACGGGGCGACCTGGCACTTCTCGCCACGCAACGCCATCCAGAGCGCCGCGCAGGGCTCCGTGGCCGGCGTGAACAACTCCGGGTTCTCCGACCCCGTGTTCGCCGAGGACATGGCCGGCAACGTCTTCATCTCCGAGATCAACCTGGCCAACATCGCGGTCTCCAAGTCCGACGACTCGGGACGCACCTGGACGCTGCAGAACTTCCTCGGCCTGACCGTCTCCGACCGCCAGTGGATGGCCGCTGACGAGGAGGACGTGGTCTACATGACCGCCAACACCTTCGGTGGTGGGTCCCTCGGCGACACCCCGCCGGGCGTCACCGGATCGCTGTCCAACCGCATCTACAAGTCCGTCGACGGCGGCGTGACGTGGTCCCGCGGCCACACCACGGGCGGTTCGTCGTCCTCCGACATCAAGGTCGACTGGAACACCGGCGCGATCTACCAGCCGCAGAAGAACGGCAGCCTGCAGATCGCCGTCTGGCCGAACGCCCGCACCGAGGACTTCTCGACCCAGCCCACCGTCAACCACTACACGATCTTCGACGGCTACCGCAGCCAGTCCAGCATCGGCCCGACGATCGAGCTCGACGACGCCGGCAACATCTACGCCACGTGGGACCAGGGCAGGGGCAACGCGGACTACCCGCCGGGGATCTACTTCGCGGCCTCGCAGGACGGTGGCGTGACGTGGACCGACGCGGTCCGTGTCGACGAGGGCCCCGAGCACTCCTTCTGGCCCTGGCTCGAGGTTGGCGCCGAGGGTGCCGTCGGCATCGCCTGGCTGGAGAACGAGAACGTCATCTCCTCGGAGAACGCTGAGGACGCCACGGCCGACTCCGCGTGGCACGTCATGGCCGCCCAGACCTTCGACGCCTTCGGCAACGAGGACGACGGCTGTGATGTCGCCGGGTTCAACGTCGTGCAGGCCAGCGAGACGCCGGTCCACCACGGCACCGTCTGCACCGGCGGCACCGTCTGCCAGGCCCGCGCGGTCGACCGTCGACTGGGTGACTACTTCGGCAACGAGATCGCTGCGGGCGGCGGCATGGTGATCGCCGTGTCCGACACCGAGCAGGGAGGGTCGGTCGCGCTGCCGCTGGCCATCCGCCAGGTCGCGGGACCGAGCTTCACCGAGCCGGGGACGATGCTGGAGGACTGA
- a CDS encoding CapA family protein, with protein MRVPDWPSRILLAITSAVVAFAVAGFAVGGAAEPVEVVAPAPDIGIPDAVAALADLPAIPAPTEAQGPTPAAPPVTIAFAGDVHGEPPIADVLLAGENPLEGVAPWLSEADIAVVNLETALGDIGTPADKTYTFRADASLADALADAGVDVVNLSNNHGLDYGHDAAEETVRIATDAGLAAVGYGQDADAAYAPALFDVAGRTVAVLGLSRVFPVIEWEARDSRPGMASAYDLDRAVRAVRDASAMADHLVVTVHWGQERMTCPNGDQVTMARAFAAAGADVIVGHHPHVLQGVAEVDGTFVAYSVGNFVFYATKSEQRDTGVLTVTLGDDGVEGYRWLPARIDDDGRPQPLPEAVDIPPETRTVRSDTDVCDSPGGAPTT; from the coding sequence ATGAGGGTTCCAGACTGGCCCAGCAGGATCCTGCTCGCCATCACCTCCGCGGTGGTGGCGTTCGCGGTCGCGGGCTTCGCTGTCGGCGGTGCGGCGGAACCGGTGGAGGTCGTGGCCCCCGCACCCGACATCGGGATTCCCGACGCCGTAGCTGCCCTGGCCGACCTACCGGCGATCCCCGCCCCGACGGAGGCGCAGGGACCGACGCCGGCGGCCCCGCCGGTGACGATCGCCTTCGCGGGCGACGTGCACGGCGAACCCCCCATCGCCGACGTGCTGCTGGCCGGCGAGAACCCCCTGGAGGGAGTGGCCCCGTGGCTGTCGGAGGCCGACATCGCCGTGGTCAACCTCGAGACGGCGCTGGGCGACATCGGCACCCCGGCCGACAAGACCTACACCTTCCGGGCCGACGCCAGCCTTGCCGACGCGCTGGCCGACGCCGGGGTCGACGTGGTCAACCTGTCCAACAACCACGGCTTGGACTACGGCCACGACGCCGCGGAGGAGACCGTCCGGATCGCCACCGACGCCGGACTCGCGGCAGTCGGGTACGGCCAGGATGCCGACGCCGCCTACGCCCCTGCCCTCTTCGACGTCGCCGGACGAACCGTCGCGGTGCTGGGATTGTCCCGCGTGTTCCCCGTGATCGAGTGGGAAGCACGCGACAGCCGGCCGGGCATGGCGTCGGCCTACGACCTGGACCGGGCGGTCCGAGCGGTCCGGGACGCCTCGGCCATGGCCGACCACCTGGTCGTGACCGTCCACTGGGGCCAGGAGCGGATGACGTGCCCCAACGGGGACCAGGTGACGATGGCGCGGGCGTTCGCCGCGGCCGGTGCCGACGTCATCGTCGGCCACCACCCCCATGTCCTGCAGGGGGTCGCCGAGGTCGACGGGACGTTCGTCGCCTACAGCGTCGGCAACTTCGTCTTCTACGCCACGAAGTCCGAGCAGCGCGACACGGGCGTGCTGACCGTCACCCTCGGCGACGACGGGGTGGAGGGGTACCGGTGGTTGCCCGCACGGATCGACGACGACGGCCGTCCCCAGCCGCTGCCCGAGGCCGTCGACATCCCACCGGAGACCCGGACCGTACGATCCGACACCGATGTGTGCGACTCGCCCGGCGGCGCCCCGACGACCTGA
- a CDS encoding MerR family transcriptional regulator yields the protein MASNRYARDIPLPGLTDGEDGYRGPAVAKIVGITYRQLDHWTSTGLVQPSVRDAEGSGSQRLYGFDDIVQLKVIKRLRDAGVSLQRIRKALDEVESQGLTLRDITLASDSAGKVFAINDQQEAIDLLMSGQGVFVIAIDPVASEVEAEVATITPERAEPPVQDLHRRRPAI from the coding sequence ATGGCTTCCAACAGGTATGCGCGAGACATTCCCCTCCCGGGTCTGACCGACGGGGAGGACGGCTACCGCGGTCCTGCCGTGGCCAAGATCGTCGGCATCACCTACCGGCAGCTCGACCACTGGACGTCGACCGGCCTGGTCCAGCCGAGCGTCCGCGACGCCGAGGGTTCGGGCTCGCAGCGCCTGTACGGCTTCGACGACATCGTCCAGCTGAAGGTCATCAAGCGCCTTCGCGACGCCGGCGTCAGCCTGCAGCGCATCCGCAAGGCCCTCGACGAGGTCGAGTCCCAGGGATTGACCCTGCGCGACATCACCCTCGCCTCGGATTCGGCCGGCAAGGTCTTCGCGATCAACGACCAGCAGGAAGCGATCGACCTACTCATGAGCGGCCAGGGTGTCTTCGTCATCGCCATCGACCCGGTCGCCAGCGAGGTCGAGGCCGAGGTCGCGACCATCACTCCGGAGCGGGCCGAACCGCCCGTCCAGGACCTGCACCGCCGCCGCCCGGCGATCTGA
- the dut gene encoding dUTP diphosphatase has translation MAKPVGAGSSAQPDDPGTPLEEETATVPRPDDLRLQVTRLDRDLPLPAYARPGDAGLDLFAREDKVLPPGTRCLMPTGLAVAIPDGWVGLVHPRSGLAVRQGLSIVNSPGTIDAGYRGQLMVPLINLDPSVTIRLARGERIAQLLLQRVGHAQLVEVDELPDGVR, from the coding sequence ATGGCCAAGCCGGTGGGGGCGGGGTCGTCCGCCCAACCCGATGACCCGGGAACCCCGCTCGAGGAGGAGACTGCCACCGTGCCCCGTCCCGACGACCTTCGCCTGCAGGTCACGCGGCTCGACCGGGACCTGCCGCTGCCCGCCTACGCCCGGCCGGGCGACGCGGGCCTGGACCTGTTCGCGCGGGAGGACAAGGTCCTGCCGCCGGGGACCCGCTGCCTGATGCCGACGGGACTTGCAGTGGCGATCCCCGACGGATGGGTCGGCCTGGTCCACCCGCGGTCCGGACTGGCCGTGCGCCAGGGGCTGTCCATCGTCAACAGCCCCGGGACGATCGACGCCGGCTACCGGGGCCAGCTGATGGTGCCGCTGATCAACCTCGACCCGTCGGTCACGATCCGCCTCGCACGAGGGGAGCGCATCGCCCAGCTGCTCCTGCAGCGGGTCGGCCACGCCCAGCTGGTCGAGGTCGACGAGCTGCCCGACGGCGTGCGCG
- a CDS encoding Lrp/AsnC family transcriptional regulator, with product MDDVDMAILRILRDDGRITLTDLADRVHVSRTNVHGRIGKLHERGVVHGYTARINSSKVGLPVAALVLFGLDQTKLEDLRTTLDAMDSVEHWGLTMGAYDGFLTVRVASVDELRKFLVDELRTMPGITRTESVLLIEETGPRQALP from the coding sequence ATGGATGATGTGGACATGGCGATCCTGCGGATACTCAGGGACGACGGCAGGATCACGCTGACCGACCTTGCCGATCGCGTGCACGTGTCGCGCACGAACGTGCACGGCCGGATCGGCAAGCTGCACGAACGCGGGGTCGTGCACGGCTACACGGCACGCATCAACTCCTCCAAGGTGGGGCTGCCGGTTGCCGCACTCGTGCTGTTCGGGCTGGACCAGACCAAGCTGGAGGACCTGCGGACGACCCTGGACGCGATGGACTCCGTGGAGCACTGGGGCCTGACGATGGGTGCCTACGACGGGTTCCTGACCGTGCGTGTCGCCAGCGTCGACGAGCTCCGCAAGTTCCTCGTGGACGAGCTGCGCACGATGCCGGGCATCACCCGGACCGAGTCGGTCCTGCTCATCGAGGAGACGGGCCCCCGTCAGGCCCTCCCCTAG
- a CDS encoding bifunctional nuclease family protein produces MIELELVGVRVELPHNQPIVLLKESTGERFLPIWIGAVEATSIAFALQGVETARPMTHDLMKDLLEALTVDVERIVVTELKDGTFYAEILMNGPAGEVRVSSRPSDAIALAVRGGIPVFAEEAVLEEAGILIEDSDDADQEVEKFKEFLDNVTPEDFAQ; encoded by the coding sequence ATGATCGAGCTCGAGCTGGTGGGTGTACGCGTGGAGCTGCCCCACAACCAGCCGATCGTGCTGCTCAAGGAGTCGACGGGGGAGCGGTTCCTCCCCATCTGGATCGGGGCGGTCGAAGCCACGTCCATCGCCTTCGCGCTGCAGGGCGTCGAGACAGCACGACCCATGACCCACGACCTGATGAAGGACCTGCTGGAGGCCCTGACCGTCGATGTGGAACGCATCGTGGTCACCGAGCTGAAGGACGGCACGTTCTACGCCGAGATCCTCATGAACGGCCCCGCAGGCGAGGTGCGGGTGTCCTCGCGCCCGTCCGACGCGATCGCCCTCGCCGTTCGCGGTGGCATCCCGGTGTTCGCCGAGGAAGCGGTCCTGGAGGAGGCGGGCATCCTGATCGAGGACTCCGACGACGCCGACCAGGAGGTCGAGAAGTTCAAGGAGTTCCTCGACAACGTCACCCCCGAGGACTTTGCCCAATAG